The genomic window TGCAGATGTTACTTAACTATGGAGAATATGCAGGGGTGCGCTACCTCGATTCTGCTACAGTAGTAAGGTTTACTTCACGCAACAGTGAGCACAGCAGAAGAGGTTTTGGATTCGATAAACCTGAAACGGAGCCAGACAAACCCAGCCCCGTGTGCGACAGTGCGTCAGCGCTTACGTTCGGCCACCAGGGATTTACAGGAACGTGTGTATGGGCTGATCCGAAATATCAACTAATTTTTGTGTTTCTGTCAAACCGCACCTTTCCGGATGAAGAAAATAAAGAGCTCCTTAATCTGAACATCAGAGGCAGGATAGAGGAAGTGATCTATGATTTGATGCAAAATAAATCTCCATTTTGATTTTTTTAGAAGTCTTTGGTTCAAAGCCTGATCGTTAATATTACTATCTTTAAAGCCTCTCAATTTGTTCTCTTTCAGATGCAGGTAAAAACAAATGCAGGATACATTTTTGACCAGTTAAGCTTTCTTCTTCAAAGTTTAACAGATGAGCAATATCATTGGTCATGCGAGGAATTTTACGGTGCGTCTATAGGTAAGCATTATCGGCATATCATAGAATTTTTCCAGTGTGTGTCTGTCGCGGATCAAACCGGAACAATCTGTTACGACAATCGCCCCCGGGATGAGCGGATAGAAAAAATCCGGTCTTTTGCTTTACAGGCACTGTCCGATTTGCAAACGGAGCTGTCCGAAATTGATGATTCAAAAATTCTAACGATGATCGGAGATATCAGTGCCGGAAATAATTCAGAAGGCTCCGTTATGAGCACAAGCCTGTTCCGGGAATTCCACTATGCAATAGAACATGCCATTCATCACATGGCTATTTTAAAGATGGGTATTCGCCATGCGTTTCCCGATATTTTAATTCCGGATGAGTTCGGCGTAGCGCCTTCAACAGTTCGCTTCCGACGATTCATTGAGTTAGCATCCTGATTGTTTTTTTGAATTGCATTATGAAAAATGTGTACCGTTAGTTTTGTCCCTCTTAATCAGGATGAATTTATTCTTACCTCGAACCGTGATGAAACAACCGCGCGTGGATTATCATCTGCGCCTCAAATAATCAGGAGCCAAAATTTTTCTATAGCCTGCCCTGTTGATCCGCTCGCTAATGGAACATGGATAGGTGCGTCCGATACACGTAAAGTTGTATGCCTTTTAAATGGCGCATTTAAAAAACACAAGCGCCATGTTCCATATAGAAAAAGCAGGGGTCTGGTAGTGCTTGATTTTTTTAATTCCTCCACGGTTATAGAGTATGTAAATGAATATGATTTCACTAATATAGAAGCATTTACAATGGTGATAATTAGTGCTGAAGAAGGAATAAAATTATACGAATTGCGATGGGATGGAAATCAGAAATATTTTACCCGGCGCGATGAAGGCCAGATTCATTTATGGTCTTCCGTTACACTTTATACTGAAGATATTATAGCAGCAAAAGAGAACGCTTTCAAAAATTATCTGAAAAAGAGTTCTGTTGTATCTCAGAAAAAATTAATTGACCTGCACGAAAAACATTTCCTGTACCAGGATTGGGTTGAGCCCTATCTGCAGTTAAACGAAATCCAGACACTAAGTGTAACTTCAATTCACGGGAACAACCATTCGTTGGTGATGGCATATCGTGATTTAATTAAAAAAGTTACAGCTCTGAAAATTATTAATCTTCCTTATTTGCATGAAGAAAAAAACGCGGCTTCCTGAATTTTTTAAATGGGAATTCTGGCCGTTCTGGATTTTTTATCTTCCTGTGTATTTCCACTTTATCGTACTTGCTTTTCGCGCCCGCACTCTTTCATTTTTTACCCTTACCAATCCGGGAATGGTAATGGGCGGATTTGCCGGTTATTCAAAAAGCGAAATACAAAATCAGCTTCATAAAAAATACATTCCCGAGACACTTGTATTTACTTCTTTTCCGGATGCAGAAGAAATAATAAAAAAAATGAAGGAAGCAGGAATTTATTTTCCAGTGATTTTAAAGCCCGATTTTGGAGAGCGTGGATGGAAAGTAGAAAAAATCAGCGACCGGCAGCAGATGGAAAAATACCTGATGGATGTTCCGGAAGTATTTTTATTACAGGAATATATCAATCTGCCGGAAGAATATGGGGTAATGTATTATCGCCTTCCTTCCAACTCAGCAGGAACTATTTCATCCCTAATGAAACGGGACTTTTTATCTGTGACTGGAAATGGTAAATCTACATTACTGGAGTTGTTCCAAAAGTCCGATCGTTGCAGGTACCATTTAGAAAAACTTATAGTCCAGTTTAAAAGTGAACTGCAGGCTGTAATTGCAGCTGGTGAAAAAAAAACACTGATTGAAATTGGAAAC from Chitinophagales bacterium includes these protein-coding regions:
- a CDS encoding NRDE family protein, coding for MCTVSFVPLNQDEFILTSNRDETTARGLSSAPQIIRSQNFSIACPVDPLANGTWIGASDTRKVVCLLNGAFKKHKRHVPYRKSRGLVVLDFFNSSTVIEYVNEYDFTNIEAFTMVIISAEEGIKLYELRWDGNQKYFTRRDEGQIHLWSSVTLYTEDIIAAKENAFKNYLKKSSVVSQKKLIDLHEKHFLYQDWVEPYLQLNEIQTLSVTSIHGNNHSLVMAYRDLIKKVTALKIINLPYLHEEKNAAS
- a CDS encoding D-alanine--D-alanine ligase, producing MKKKTRLPEFFKWEFWPFWIFYLPVYFHFIVLAFRARTLSFFTLTNPGMVMGGFAGYSKSEIQNQLHKKYIPETLVFTSFPDAEEIIKKMKEAGIYFPVILKPDFGERGWKVEKISDRQQMEKYLMDVPEVFLLQEYINLPEEYGVMYYRLPSNSAGTISSLMKRDFLSVTGNGKSTLLELFQKSDRCRYHLEKLIVQFKSELQAVIAAGEKKTLIEIGNHNRGTSFYNFNHLINQKLVAAFDKASKTLHEFYFGRFDVRCSSFEEMEKGNFKIIEVNGVNSEPAHIYDPTMSLVKAYRDLFRHWNTIYKISMENKKRGNKPMKISKMYTAIVQHLQEKKLHPNKIYEG